A stretch of DNA from Candidatus Zixiibacteriota bacterium:
ATTACGGATATTACTACGGCGACCGAGTAGTTCGCCTGACGTCAAGAATTATCAAGGATATTGTTTTTGATTTATGCCGCGAAGGATTCGTCGGGCATATCGGGGGGGATGATTTTATTTTTATTATTCCCGGGGAGTTGGTGCCCAATATCTGTGAGAATATCCTTCGGACTTTTGATGCATTTATTCCCTTCAGGTATGCCCCCGAAGATCGGGAACGAGGATATATAATTACCAAAAACCGCGCCGACGAAGAAGAAAAATTCGAGATAATGACGTTATCGATTGCGGTCGTGATAAATAAGGGCAAGATGTTCAAACATGTCGGTGAGCTATCGCACATGCTGGCCGATTTGAAGAAATATACCAAATCCCTGAAAGGGTCCAACTACGTCATTGAACGGCGTAAGAAGTATTAGTGGCCATCAAATAATACCTAAAATGGTAATAGGAAAGGTTTGACCTTTATCTACATCGGCATTTTGGCTAAGAGTGTTGTCCAAACAACAGAATGTAACCATTTACATCTTTAATGGCAAACTGCTTAAATGGTGTATTTATTATGGGAACGATAACATCAGTCGTATTTTTGATCCTTTCATAGAGTTTGTCAATATTCACTACTTCAAAATATATGTTAAATGAACCGCCTATGTTCTTCTTATTTATCTCCGGTATTAATTTCCCAAGACTATCTCTTGATTCAAACATTATATAATTGTCACCGCATTTAAGTTTTATCCATTCGGGATTTTCATTTGGGTAAGATGAAATTAGTTCTAAGTTTAATACCTCAGTATAAAACTTTATGGTGCCTGAAATATCCTCAGTAACCAGTTCCGGGGTCAGACTTTTTATTTCCATTTGATTGAATCCTTTTAATATTAGTTTTTAAGCCTATTGGCATTTTAGGTTGTTTATGTCGCGTGGTCAAATTCAAGTATAGTTAAAATCCATTAAATATACTAAATCTCTCAAAGGCTCCAACTACGTCATCGAACGGCGTAAGAAGTATTAGGGCGAGCGCGTAACCCAAAAATTAATATTACGTACCCCACAGCAATGCTGTATAATTTTTGTTAATTATCCGTTAACTGATTAAACCAAATGCCAGCACTTCCATTTCTATAAAAAGTAATAAAAATATCCAGATCGCCGTCATTGTCGAGATCCTTGATATCACAGCCGTGGCTTTCGAATTGCTCATCCAGTCTAATTCCGGAATCGAAAAACGTCCCTTTCCCGTCGTTCATCCACACTTGGGCAGGATTATTCACGTTGGTAATGACGAGATCGATATGGCCGTCATTGTTTAAATCCCCAACTCCAATTTTTCCACTACCCACCGAAGCCAGCTCTTGTCCCTTGGTTAGTCGACCTGTCCCATCATTATTC
This window harbors:
- a CDS encoding VOC family protein; translation: MEIKSLTPELVTEDISGTIKFYTEVLNLELISSYPNENPEWIKLKCGDNYIMFESRDSLGKLIPEINKKNIGGSFNIYFEVVNIDKLYERIKNTTDVIVPIINTPFKQFAIKDVNGYILLFGQHS